In one Culex quinquefasciatus strain JHB chromosome 2, VPISU_Cqui_1.0_pri_paternal, whole genome shotgun sequence genomic region, the following are encoded:
- the LOC6047603 gene encoding nucleolar complex protein 3 homolog isoform X2 gives MIEGYQKKSSKLPRMSSKNRVAKKNSLTKSKRMASNKLEKEYESHQDAFNRQESLKPLLPIKTKTGQLISRQSDFVQVHKSEDVLPEPKINHEINDTTSAICTAIGFADMLQKREEIIERQKFLIGVTCTSIQENPETKIEKLAILMDLVSDKLQNGEKNALVIRKLALISIAELFKDIIPEYKLGILDASVHKMKKTTITRVNFENKLLKHFQCYLVYCESISKSLLKTTKKIVPSEECQLAEISVNCMCNLLVAHPYFNYSINIVQILAALLNSDSLSVRMCVYNCFVTIFKKDNRFDISLHETIRRTSQLFFRH, from the exons ATGATTGAAGGATAT caaaaaaagtcaTCTAAGCTGCCACGAATGAGTTCAAAAAATCgagtggcaaaaaaaaacagtctaaCTAAAAGTAAAAGAATGGCGTCCAATAAGCTTGAAAAAGAATACGAGTCACATCAGGATGCGTTTAACCGCCAGGAATCATTGAAACCGCTTCTCCCTATAAAAACAAAGACTGGACAATTGATAAGTCGTCAGTCAGACTTTGTACAAGTGCACAAGTCCGAAGATGTACTTCCAGAACCGAAAATTAACCATGAAATTAATGATACGACTTCGGCGATATGCACAGCAATAGGGTTTGCAGATATGCTGCAAAAACGGGAAGAAATTATTGAGCGTCAAAAATTTTTGATTGGTGTTACGTGTACGTCCATCCAAGAAAATCCGGAAACAAAGATTGAGAAATTAGCAATTTTAATGGATCTAGTCTCTGATAAGTTGCAAAATGGCGAAAAAAATGCCCTGGTTATCAGAAAACTTGCTCTCATATCAATCGCAGAGCTGTTCAAAGATATTATACCAGAATACAAACTGGGTATCTTAGATGCAAGTGTCCACAAGATGAAAAAAACAACTATCACCAGAGTAAACTTTGAAAACAAACTACTCAAGCATTTCCAGTGCTATTTAGTTTACTGTGAAAGCATCTCCAAGTCATTGCTCAAAACCACTAAAAAAATCGTACCCTCGGAAGAATGTCAACTAGCTGAAATTTCCGTGAATTGCATGTGTAATCTCTTGGTCGCACATCCTTATTTCAACTACAGCATCAATATTGTTCAAATTCTTGCTGCTCTATTGAACAGCGATTCATTGAGTGTTCGAATGTGTGTATACAACTGTTTTGTAACTATTTTCAAGAAGGATAATCGTTTTGACATAAGTTTACAT
- the LOC119767379 gene encoding protein transport protein Sec31A-like: protein MDSIGHEPVHPFAGQPQFTCNDLKRPPKWLKRPTGTCFGFGGKLVNGTSRTAPWSRNCW from the exons ATGGACAGCATCGGGCACGAGCCGGTTCACCCGTTCGCAGGACAGCCGCAGTTCACCTGCAACGATCTGAAGCGACCACCCAAGTGGTTGAAGCGACCAACGGGAACGTGCTTTGGG TTCGGCGGCAAGCTGGTCAACGGAACGAGTCGCACCGCACCATGGTCACGTAACTGTTGGTGA
- the LOC6047601 gene encoding uncharacterized protein LOC6047601, with the protein MFQQPNGPTSVHHASEEELRCILKFHQQGPQMPETCREVAGETVMTCSMDHTVKVFRHCHCGPISCHGPFEPPKPGAGCDLGRGQPQDARVRFGKRVVFWT; encoded by the coding sequence ATGTTCCAGCAGCCGAACGGTCCGACCAGCGTTCATCACGCCTCGGAGGAGGAGCTGCGCTGCATCCTGAAGTTTCACCAGCAGGGCCCCCAGATGCCGGAGACGTGTCGGGAGGTGGCCGGCGAAACCGTCATGACCTGTAGCATGGACCACACGGTGAAGGTGTTCCGGCACTGTCACTGCGGGCCGATCTCGTGTCATGGCCCGTTCGAGCCGCCGAAGCCTGGAGCTGGATGTGACCTCGGCCGAGGACAACCGCAAGATGCGCGAGTACGATTTGGTAAGCGTGTGGTTTTCTGGACTTGa
- the LOC119767376 gene encoding uncharacterized protein LOC119767376, giving the protein MFAKQLTNFFKGSRTIALARELLMRLKISNDDERSIIRGRGGFEMDSESVETLDEEEVDVDTECLPVLPKKSSANVRVARPNRNKQRLSVRKFKISSSSAAVPQ; this is encoded by the coding sequence ATGTTCGCCAAGCAGCTAACGAATTTCTTCAAGGGCTCGAGAACCATCGCCTTGGCCAGGGAACTGCTGATGCGGCTAAAGATCAGCAATGACGATGAGCGTAGCATAATCCGGGGGCGCGGCGGATTCGAAATGGACTCCGAGAGCGTTGAAACGCTGGACGAGGAAGAGGTGGACGTGGATACAGAATGCCTTCCGGTCCTGCCAAAAAAATCATCCGCGAACGTACGTGTAGCGCGACCTAACCGTAATAAGCAGCGACTGTCGGTCCGGAAGTTCAAGATTTCAAGTTCCTCAGCAGCTGTTCCACAGTGA
- the LOC119766170 gene encoding uncharacterized protein LOC119766170, translated as MTSKSQELYTAVLTELLFIADKYRVKLQPRQVLTDFELGMVNSFRTTFPKAKHSLCFFHLTQSLRRKYVALGCAKLPDRKGVLNHHFKLVQALAFLPPNDIPAAFAELKKVTPAPLLPGCNT; from the exons ATGACGAGTAAAAGTCAGGAACTTTATACAGCCGTACTGACAGAACTTCTTTTCATCGCCGACAAGTACCGCGTTAAATTGCAACCCAGACAGGTGCTGACCGATTTCGAGCTCGGCATGGTAAACAGCTTTAGGACGACGTTCCCCAAGGCCAAGCACAGCTTATGCTTTTTCCACCTAACGCAATCCTTGCGCAGGAAGTATGTGGCATTGGGTTGCGCCAAGCTGCCGGACAGAAAAGGAGTcttaaaccatcacttcaaGCTTGTTCAGGCACTTGCTTTCCTCCCACCTAACGACATACCGGCAg CCTTCGCGGAACTCAAGAAGGTAACTCCTGCGCCCCTGCTCCCTGGATGCAATACGTAG
- the LOC119766171 gene encoding translation initiation factor IF-2-like produces MERPAAESHTPEAVAYGCDEEPEANSGRETSGRGIIAVSDSDDDGATESSGGMSSKQQKSRNRVAKDRQKKASAYRRIIAVSDSDDDGATESSGGMSSKQQKSRNRVAQARQKKASAGRGINAVPDSDDDGATGSSGGESSQQQNHKNHVAQARQKKASAGLGINVVSEDGATGSSGGESSQQQNSKNHVAQARQKKGLLEESSQQQNHKNHVAQARQKKASAGLGINVVSEDGATGSSGGESSQQQNHKNHVAQARQKKASAGLGINVVSEDGATGSSGGESSQQQNSKNHKPARRRPPPAVESTSFRILMMTGPQGLLEERATAWNGRNTESAHRQAMTSAAAHTR; encoded by the exons ATGGAGAGACCAGCAGCGGAAAGCCACACCCCGGAGGCTGTTGCTTATGGCTGTGACGAGGAACCGGAAGCGAACAGTGGTCGCGAAACTTCCGGCCGTGGAATCATCGCCGTTTCGGATTCTGATGATGACGGGGCCACAGAGTCATCTGGAGGAATGAGCAGCAAGCAGCAGAAGTCCAGGAACCGCGTGGCAAAAGACCGCCAGAAGAAGGCCTCCGCCTACCGTAGAATCATCGCCGTTTCGGATTCTGATGATGACGGGGCCACAGAATCATCTGGAGGAATGAGCAGCAAGCAGCAGAAGTCCAGGAACCGCGTGGCACAAGCCCGCCAGAAGAAGGCCTCCGCCGGCCGTGGAATCAACGCCGTTCCGGATTCTGATGATGACGGGGCCACAGGGTCTTCTGGAGGAGAGAGCAGCCAACAGCAGAACCACAAGAACCACGTGGCACAAGCCCGCCAGAAGAAGGCCTCCGCCGGCCTTGGAATCAACGTCGTTTCGGAAGACGGGGCCACAGGGTCTTCTGGAGGAGAGAGCAGCCAACAGCAGAACAGCAAGAACCACGTGGCACAAGCCCGCCAGAAGAAG GGTCTTCTGGAGGAGAGCAGCCAACAGCAGAACCACAAGAACCACGTGGCACAAGCCCGCCAGAAGAAGGCCTCCGCCGGCCTTGGAATCAACGTCGTTTCGGAAGACGGGGCCACAGGGTCTTCTGGAGGAGAGAGCAGCCAACAGCAGAACCACAAGAACCACGTGGCACAAGCCCGCCAGAAGAAGGCCTCCGCCGGCCTTGGAATCAACGTCGTTTCGGAAGACGGGGCCACAGGGTCTTCTGGAGGAGAGAGCAGCCAACAGCAGAACAGCAAGAACCACAAGCCCGCCAGAAGAAGGCCTCCGCCGGCCGTGGAATCAACGTCGTTTCGGATTCTGATGATGACGGGGCCACAGGGTCTTCTGGAGGAGAGAGCAACAGCTTGGAACGGGAGAAATACGGAGTCCGCACACCGCCAAGCAATGACCAGCGCCGCAGCTCACACTCGATAG
- the LOC119766172 gene encoding bone sialoprotein 2-like: protein MSSEESGNSEHISRRNWSMERPAAESHTPEAVAYGCDEEPEANSGRETSGRGIIAVSDSDDDGATESSGGMSSKQQKSRNRVAKDRQKKASAYRRIIAVSDSDDDGATESSGGMSSKQQKSRNRVAQARQKKASAGRGINAVPDSDDDGATGSSGGESSQQQNHKNHVAQARQKKASAGLGINVVSEDGATGSSGGESSQQQNSKNHVAQARQKKASAGRGINAVPDSDDDGATGSSGGESSQQQNHKNHVAQARQKKASAGLGINVVSEDGATGSSGGESSQQQNSKNHVAQARQKKASAGRGINVVSDSDDDGATGSSGGESNSLEREKYGVRTPPSNDQRRSSHSIEQSGSEASNNGEPER from the exons ATGAGTTCGGAAGAGAGCGGAAATTCCGAACACATTTCAAGAAGAAACTGGAGCATGGAGAGACCAGCAGCGGAAAGCCACACCCCGGAGGCTGTTGCTTATGGCTGTGACGAGGAACCGGAAGCGAACAGTGGTCGCGAAACTTCCGGCCGTGGAATCATCGCCGTTTCGGATTCTGATGATGACGGGGCCACAGAGTCATCTGGAGGAATGAGCAGCAAGCAGCAGAAGTCCAGGAACCGCGTGGCAAAAGACCGCCAGAAGAAGGCCTCCGCCTACCGTAGAATCATCGCCGTTTCGGATTCTGATGATGACGGGGCCACAGAATCATCTGGAGGAATGAGCAGCAAGCAGCAGAAGTCCAGGAACCGCGTGGCACAAGCCCGCCAGAAGAAGGCCTCCGCCGGCCGTGGAATCAACGCCGTTCCGGATTCTGATGATGACGGGGCCACAGGGTCTTCTGGAGGAGAGAGCAGCCAACAGCAGAACCACAAGAACCACGTGGCACAAGCCCGCCAGAAGAAGGCCTCCGCCGGCCTTGGAATCAACGTCGTTTCGGAAGACGGGGCCACAGGGTCTTCTGGAGGAGAGAGCAGCCAACAGCAGAACAGCAAGAACCACGTGGCACAAGCCCGCCAGAAGAAGGCCTCCGCCGGCCGTGGAATCAACGCCGTTCCGGATTCTGATGATGACGGGGCCACAGGGTCTTCTGGAGGAGAGAGCAGCCAACAGCAGAACCACAAGAACCACGTGGCACAAGCCCGCCAGAAGAAGGCCTCCGCCGGCCTTGGAATCAACGTCGTTTCGGAAGACGGGGCCACAGGGTCTTCTGGAGGAGAGAGCAGCCAACAGCAGAACAGCAAGAACCACGTGGCACAAGCCCGCCAGAAGAAGGCCTCCGCCGGCCGTGGAATCAACGTCGTTTCGGATTCTGATGATGACGGGGCCACAGGGTCTTCTGGAGGAGAGAGCAACAGCTTGGAACGGGAGAAATACGGAGTCCGCACACCGCCAAGCAATGACCAGCGCCGCAGCTCACACTCGATAGAACAATCCGGGAGTGAAGCATCGAACAACGGAGAACCCGAAA GATAA
- the LOC119767375 gene encoding uncharacterized protein LOC119767375, which yields MDRGEHRYRTPRTDNLRRKNTTTTAQRKGDYVPSESRRLPVHALTKEHYTENKRNIFRFLKEKRKRQAKDAVMFWMTFPARNPWMKLSLIRTWIGCACREEAEENATDLGN from the exons ATGGACCGTGGAGAACACCGCTACCGTACACCCAGGACGGACAATCTCCGGAGGAAGAATACGACAACGACGGCGCAGCGGAAGGGTGACTACGTGCCAAGCGAATCGCGCCGGCTGCCGGTGCACGCCCTCACCAAGGAGCACTACACCGAGAACAAGCGGAACATCTTTAG ATTCCTCAAAGAAAAACGCAAACGCCAGGCCAAGGATGCCGTGATGTTCTGGATGACCTTTCCGGCGCGGAATCCCTGGATGAAGTTGAGTTTGATTCGTACCTGGATCGGCTGTGCGTGCCGggaagaagcggaagaaaacGCCACCGATTTGGGCAACTAG
- the LOC6049581 gene encoding uncharacterized protein LOC6049581, which produces MPLMRRNPSGVDSVAGTPGTMVKDKVYWECRMRKHVGGDQYKCPGRLVTRCNGTHRHVATTLPQHTHLPDPDAVLEHDLRNTVKEMTKVNMDPPAKLLAAVAAKFPSRVQTRVSKNAQTLLVKRSRPAPEADPKTIEEFEVPETLKLSIDGEKFYQGYAESSTGDRAYIFTTKSDIEGLSEARFWTADGTFNVSPLLSQLFSIHGSIPPLHQTTTPAVYVFMTSKSQELYTAVLTELLFIADKYRVKLQPRQVLTDFELGMVNSFRTTFPKAKHSLCFFHLTQSLRRKYVALGCAKLPDRKGVLNHHFKLVQALAFLPPNDIPAAFAELKKVTPAPLLPWMQYVEHVYVLGRPASDGSRIIGPTFDPELWSVHDNVMRGIPRTTNNHESWHSRMSKLINIKRVRVWKLVEALRLEQKSAEGRVLVTQAFLQPNRKAKQANKDHNLRQVCATYKLSKPLRYLNSVASHLGSETVAITGSDDQHKDQSEKAI; this is translated from the exons ATGCCCCTTATGCGCAGGAATCCTTCCGGAGTCGATTCCGTGGCCGGTACACCCGGAACCATG GTCAAAGATAAGGTGTATTGGGAGTGCCGGATGCGCAAGCACGTCGGCGGTGATCAGTACAAATGTCCAGGGCGCCTGGTCACCCGTTGCAATGGAACACATAGACATGTTGCCACGACACTGCCGCAACATACACATCTGCCTGACCCGGATGCTGTGCTGGAACATGATCTTCGAAACACCGTGAAAGAGATGACGAAAGTAAACATGGACCCTCCGGCGAAACTCCTGGCAGCTGTTGCAGCAAAGTTTCCCAGCCGTGTTCAAACTCGAGTTTCGAAGAATGCCCAGACATTGCTGGTGAAGCGATCACGGCCCGCTCCTGAGGCCGACCCGAAAACTATTGAGGAGTTTGAAGTGCCGGAAACGCTCAAGCTGTCGATCGACGGGGAAAAATTTTATCAAGGATATGCAGAGTCGTCGACTGGGGACAGGGCTTACATTTTCACAACGAAGAGTGACATCGAGGGACTGTCCGAAGCCCGATTTTGGACCGCCGACGGGACTTTCAATGTTTCTCCATTACTTTCCCAGCTATTCAGCATCCACGGCAGTATCCCTCCTCTTCACCAAACGACCACGCCGGCAGTATACGTCTTCATGACGAGTAAAAGTCAGGAACTTTATACAGCCGTACTGACAGAACTTCTTTTCATCGCCGACAAGTACCGCGTTAAATTGCAACCCAGACAGGTGCTGACCGATTTCGAGCTCGGCATGGTAAACAGCTTTAGGACGACGTTCCCCAAGGCCAAGCACAGCTTATGCTTTTTCCACCTAACGCAATCCTTGCGCAGGAAGTATGTGGCATTGGGTTGCGCCAAGCTGCCGGACAGAAAAGGAGTcttaaaccatcacttcaaGCTTGTTCAGGCACTTGCTTTCCTCCCACCTAACGACATACCGGCAg CCTTCGCGGAACTCAAGAAGGTAACTCCTGCGCCCCTGCTCCCCTGGATGCAATACGTAGAACACGTGTACGTGTTGGGAAGGCCTGCGAGCGACGGAAGCCGTATCATCGGTCCGACATTCGATCCTGAGTTGTGGAGTGTGCACGACAACGTCATGAGGGGAATACCACGGACGACTAACAATCATGAGTCGTGGCATTCCAGGATGTCCAAACTGATCAACATTAAGCGGGTCCGTGTATGGAAACTTGTTGAGGCTCTCAGGCTGGAGCAGAAATCTGCGGAAGGTCGCGTTCTGGTGACCCAAGCCTTTCTACAACCTAACCGCAAAGCGAAACAAGCAAACAAAGACCATAATCTACGCCAAGTTTGTGCGACCTACAAGCTCTCGAAGCCACTCAGGTACCTGAACTCAGTTGCCAGCCATTTGGGAAGTGAGACAGTCGCGATTACAGGCAGTGATGATCAACACAAAGACCAATCCGAGAAGGCGATTTGA